The Faecalibacter sp. LW9 genome has a segment encoding these proteins:
- a CDS encoding PASTA domain-containing protein: MNSAKSILKVVLNAIIIVALSYGLYHFVFNIWLSSYTNHNEYVEVPDLSNMNIQQATQILDDLGLTYEVDSVRFDPTVKPYAVIDYYPSLSAKVKEGRRIFIKANPKTHRPVELPDLIGKSKRLALTQLDISGLKVGNIIYEPDIAKDAVLKIIYNGKVLKPGDILPRFAVVDLVLGRGMLTGVRTPHLVGLNLTDAKKMIKDNFFEVGQIKFLGESRDTIGARIVYQFPFSGDAYDQGQPIDIWLSNKTMAELKDRIKELDLQYKKFGEDTIQGSRYLDMLNKNNPQPKQEEQIQTTPAVPSAPTVVEEEIIIE, translated from the coding sequence ATGAATTCAGCGAAATCAATTCTAAAAGTTGTGCTTAACGCAATTATTATCGTTGCACTCTCTTACGGACTGTATCATTTTGTATTTAATATTTGGTTATCAAGTTACACCAACCACAATGAATACGTGGAAGTACCTGATTTATCGAATATGAATATCCAACAAGCTACTCAAATTTTAGATGATTTGGGGCTTACGTATGAAGTCGATTCTGTTCGTTTCGATCCTACTGTAAAACCTTATGCCGTAATAGATTATTACCCTTCATTAAGCGCTAAAGTAAAAGAAGGACGACGAATTTTTATAAAAGCAAATCCTAAAACACATCGTCCGGTAGAGTTACCTGACTTAATTGGAAAGTCTAAACGATTGGCTTTAACTCAATTGGATATTTCAGGATTGAAAGTTGGGAATATTATTTATGAACCAGATATTGCTAAAGATGCTGTCCTTAAAATTATCTACAACGGTAAAGTTTTAAAACCTGGAGATATTTTACCTCGCTTTGCAGTGGTTGATTTAGTTTTAGGTCGTGGAATGTTAACTGGAGTTCGTACCCCTCACTTAGTCGGATTAAACTTAACTGATGCAAAGAAAATGATTAAAGATAACTTCTTCGAAGTGGGACAAATCAAATTCTTAGGGGAAAGTAGAGATACTATTGGAGCACGAATTGTTTATCAATTCCCATTCAGTGGAGATGCTTATGATCAAGGACAACCAATTGACATTTGGTTATCCAACAAAACAATGGCTGAGTTAAAAGATCGTATCAAAGAATTAGATCTTCAATACAAGAAATTTGGTGAAGATACAATCCAAGGATCGCGCTACTTAGATATGTTAAATAAAAATAATCCTCAACCTAAACAGGAAGAGCAAATTCAAACTACACCAGCTGTGCCTAGTGCACCGACTGTAGTTGAAGAAGAGATTATTATTGAATAA
- the xerA gene encoding site-specific tyrosine recombinase/integron integrase, producing the protein MLWKDALYDYKMYLKLEKRVSDNTIENYLRDLKKLIEFSDKLPLEYMQDDITGFIHHYASSEYSVRSQARLISSLKSFFGYLQLEEFREDNPASMLETPKIGMKLPDVLSEVEIDQMIEVIDLSKPEGQRNRAILEVLYGCGLRVSELINLKISDLFFDEGFLRVIGKGNKQRLVPISEYTIKYVNLYKDLIRVHTKIQPGYEDVLFLNRRGKGLTRVMIFTIVKELSIIGGVSKTISPHTFRHSFATHLLKNGADLRAIQLMLGHESISTTEIYTHVDQEFIRDAILNFHPRNKN; encoded by the coding sequence ATGCTTTGGAAAGACGCATTGTATGATTACAAAATGTATCTGAAATTAGAAAAAAGAGTTTCAGATAATACCATCGAAAATTATTTACGCGATTTAAAAAAATTAATCGAATTCTCCGATAAACTCCCATTAGAATATATGCAAGATGATATCACAGGATTTATTCATCATTATGCATCGAGCGAATATAGCGTTCGTTCACAAGCTCGATTAATTTCAAGTTTAAAGAGTTTTTTTGGGTATTTGCAATTGGAAGAATTTCGTGAAGACAATCCTGCCTCGATGTTGGAAACCCCAAAAATTGGGATGAAATTACCAGATGTTCTTTCGGAGGTAGAAATTGATCAAATGATTGAAGTTATTGATCTTTCGAAACCTGAGGGGCAACGTAATCGTGCCATTTTAGAAGTGTTATATGGCTGTGGATTGCGAGTTTCAGAACTGATAAATCTAAAAATTTCAGATTTATTTTTTGATGAAGGTTTTTTGCGTGTGATTGGTAAAGGAAATAAACAACGTTTGGTTCCAATTAGTGAATACACCATAAAATATGTTAACTTGTATAAAGATTTAATTCGTGTTCATACCAAAATTCAACCTGGTTATGAAGATGTCCTTTTCTTAAACCGAAGAGGTAAAGGATTAACTCGCGTAATGATTTTTACGATTGTAAAAGAATTATCGATTATTGGTGGAGTATCCAAAACCATATCACCTCATACTTTTCGCCATTCTTTTGCAACACATTTATTAAAAAATGGAGCTGATTTGCGCGCCATACAATTGATGTTGGGTCACGAAAGTATATCAACAACTGAAATTTATACACATGTCGATCAAGAATTTATACGAGATGCGATATTAAATTTCCATCCCCGAAATAAAAACTAA
- a CDS encoding head GIN domain-containing protein, whose amino-acid sequence MKNFILPIVMAVSTILSSYTADVKEMSHPIGIESITNDFSSTTEVRHVSNFEKLSVSSAFIVKISDGHQNGQIKITAPNHALQKIKSKVVNGELKLYVEGKLQLNSNKILIEFPHQKLRNLSISGACIVTIDHQMKVDKFNANVSGASKLKANILSNDASIEISGSSTVQLLGNVGNLDVEVTGASKFEGEQLKANIAEVEASGASKIKVWAVNALDIEASGASKVEYVNQHGLNPKIQKSGVSKVSVKS is encoded by the coding sequence ATGAAAAACTTTATTTTACCAATTGTTATGGCCGTGTCAACAATTTTATCCAGTTATACGGCAGATGTTAAAGAAATGAGTCATCCAATAGGGATTGAAAGTATTACAAATGATTTCAGTTCAACTACAGAAGTTCGTCACGTATCGAATTTTGAAAAACTTTCAGTAAGTTCTGCTTTTATTGTTAAAATTTCAGATGGACATCAAAATGGGCAAATAAAAATCACCGCTCCTAATCATGCTTTACAAAAGATTAAATCAAAAGTGGTCAATGGAGAATTGAAGCTATATGTTGAAGGAAAACTGCAATTGAATAGCAATAAAATTTTAATTGAATTTCCTCATCAAAAGCTACGAAATCTTTCAATTTCTGGCGCTTGTATCGTAACGATAGATCATCAAATGAAAGTCGATAAGTTTAATGCCAATGTTTCCGGTGCATCGAAGTTGAAAGCGAATATTTTAAGTAATGATGCATCCATTGAAATTTCAGGGTCATCTACCGTACAATTATTAGGAAATGTTGGAAATTTAGATGTAGAAGTTACTGGAGCTTCAAAATTCGAAGGAGAGCAATTGAAGGCTAATATAGCAGAAGTTGAAGCATCAGGAGCAAGTAAAATTAAAGTTTGGGCTGTGAATGCTTTAGATATTGAAGCTTCTGGGGCAAGTAAAGTAGAATATGTAAATCAACATGGCTTAAATCCTAAAATTCAAAAATCTGGTGTTTCTAAAGTTTCCGTTAAATCATAA
- a CDS encoding dCMP deaminase family protein, translating to MTEIKTAKQTKYDKAYLRMALEWAKLSYCNRKQVGAIIVKNRMIISDGYNGTPSGFENCCEDHDGNTQWYVLHAEANAILKCAASTQSTEGGTLYITMSPCKDCSKLILQAGIKRIVYMEKYKDFSGLEFLDKAGIEILHLPLEELNN from the coding sequence ATGACGGAAATTAAAACAGCTAAACAAACAAAATACGATAAAGCCTATTTAAGAATGGCTTTAGAATGGGCCAAATTATCTTATTGTAATCGAAAGCAAGTCGGTGCTATTATTGTAAAAAACCGAATGATTATATCGGATGGATATAATGGAACCCCAAGTGGTTTTGAGAATTGTTGCGAAGACCATGACGGAAATACCCAATGGTACGTTTTGCATGCTGAAGCAAATGCCATTTTAAAATGTGCTGCCTCTACCCAATCGACTGAAGGAGGAACCCTTTACATTACCATGTCTCCTTGTAAAGATTGCAGTAAATTGATTTTACAAGCAGGAATCAAACGAATCGTTTACATGGAAAAATATAAAGATTTTTCAGGTTTAGAATTTTTAGATAAAGCTGGAATTGAAATTTTACATCTTCCCTTGGAAGAACTCAACAATTAA
- a CDS encoding S41 family peptidase — MNIFFKILNAILIALILFLVGFLVGKKYDFTYDENDEIVGLQYSNNEQKIRRLVSLIDNQYVNEVNSDSLVDEAINFMVGKLDPHSTYLSKEMLKRSNEELSGEFVGVGLKFRVVNDTAIVSYIMPGAPKSNQILKFGDRIVRVAQTSVVGDGLKQFNSLLKGKVSTQVEVEVLRANQLVKLNLTRDRIPVSTIEGNHMITSDIGYLKLTRFTEKSASEFHEALQSLLDRGMKTLVFDLRGNPGGLMRSAEKIADEFLTKNELIVYTQDKSKTKKYVYATNYGLFEKGKVYILIDESSASSSEIVAGAIQDYGRGTIVGRRSFGKGLVQKEINLGDETRVRLTVANYFTPSGRSIQRPYDKGNQAYADELYQRLKNGELYNKDSIKVDEKLRYVAPSGKIVYGGGGIIPDEFVPFDVASISNWLVYNNDSKFYEEFLFKKADRLNQLFLLQNENTYIKYFGAGIFRPEFLKMLGVPKEQFNDSLGATLDTYIKATIAQEIFGPRAFHEVWSKEDEMIKKVLELENRGS, encoded by the coding sequence ATGAATATATTCTTCAAAATATTAAATGCCATACTTATAGCCTTAATTTTATTTCTGGTTGGTTTTCTTGTGGGGAAAAAATACGATTTTACTTACGATGAAAATGATGAAATTGTTGGGCTTCAATACAGTAATAATGAGCAGAAAATAAGAAGATTAGTTTCTTTAATTGATAATCAGTACGTTAACGAAGTTAATTCGGATAGTTTAGTGGATGAAGCCATCAATTTTATGGTGGGTAAACTTGATCCTCACAGTACCTATTTAAGCAAAGAAATGCTTAAACGTTCGAATGAAGAACTGAGTGGTGAATTTGTAGGTGTAGGGTTAAAATTTCGCGTAGTGAATGATACTGCTATTGTGAGTTACATTATGCCAGGAGCGCCAAAATCCAATCAAATTTTAAAATTTGGTGATCGTATTGTTCGAGTTGCCCAGACTTCAGTTGTAGGAGATGGATTAAAGCAGTTTAATTCGTTGTTAAAAGGAAAAGTATCGACACAGGTTGAGGTTGAAGTTCTTCGCGCCAATCAGCTTGTGAAATTGAATTTAACCCGAGACCGTATTCCAGTTTCTACGATAGAAGGTAACCATATGATTACTTCGGATATTGGTTACTTAAAATTAACACGATTTACAGAAAAATCAGCATCAGAATTTCATGAGGCTTTACAAAGTTTATTGGATCGAGGGATGAAAACTTTGGTGTTTGATTTGCGTGGTAATCCAGGTGGATTAATGCGTTCTGCAGAAAAAATTGCCGATGAATTTCTAACGAAAAATGAACTTATTGTTTACACTCAAGATAAGTCAAAAACTAAAAAATATGTTTATGCCACTAATTATGGCTTATTCGAAAAGGGAAAGGTTTATATTTTAATTGATGAAAGTTCTGCTTCATCGAGTGAAATTGTTGCTGGTGCCATTCAAGACTATGGTCGAGGAACCATTGTGGGGCGACGCTCTTTTGGAAAAGGATTAGTGCAGAAGGAAATCAATTTAGGAGATGAAACTAGAGTTCGTTTAACGGTTGCCAATTATTTTACACCATCGGGTCGATCAATCCAACGTCCTTATGATAAAGGCAATCAGGCATATGCCGATGAATTGTATCAACGCTTAAAGAATGGCGAATTATACAATAAAGATTCGATTAAAGTTGATGAAAAACTACGTTATGTTGCGCCATCAGGTAAAATTGTATATGGAGGTGGAGGAATCATTCCCGATGAATTTGTTCCTTTTGATGTTGCCTCAATCTCCAATTGGTTGGTGTATAATAATGATTCAAAATTTTATGAAGAATTTTTATTTAAAAAGGCAGACCGTTTGAACCAATTGTTTTTACTTCAAAACGAAAATACATACATTAAATATTTCGGTGCTGGGATTTTCAGACCCGAATTTTTAAAAATGTTAGGTGTTCCAAAAGAACAATTTAACGATAGTCTAGGGGCAACTTTAGACACTTATATCAAAGCCACAATTGCACAAGAAATTTTTGGTCCTAGAGCATTTCATGAAGTATGGAGCAAAGAAGACGAAATGATCAAAAAAGTATTAGAATTAGAAAACAGAGGATCTTAA
- a CDS encoding GNAT family N-acetyltransferase, with the protein MKTICESKSLVFREFLDFDAFEVFQMNSDKDIAKAVNEKPYLSEDEALYFIERMIEHYHEFGFGLWAAFEKKSGRFVGWAGMRQTKYGPVVNVRLKKKFWNKGYGKEALNAVVNYGINELRLDKIAGKAHPSQPATVRLLEQSVLKNSEENPLLFKYQ; encoded by the coding sequence ATGAAGACGATTTGTGAATCAAAATCTCTAGTATTTAGAGAATTTCTTGATTTCGATGCTTTTGAAGTTTTTCAAATGAACTCCGATAAAGACATTGCAAAAGCGGTAAACGAGAAACCTTATTTATCAGAAGACGAAGCATTATATTTTATAGAACGAATGATTGAGCACTACCATGAATTTGGATTTGGTCTTTGGGCTGCATTCGAAAAAAAGAGTGGCCGATTTGTCGGATGGGCAGGAATGCGCCAGACAAAATATGGACCAGTTGTTAATGTGCGTCTAAAAAAGAAATTTTGGAATAAAGGATATGGAAAAGAGGCTTTAAATGCTGTAGTGAATTATGGAATAAACGAATTACGTTTAGACAAAATTGCAGGTAAAGCTCATCCGTCTCAACCTGCAACTGTACGTTTATTGGAACAATCTGTTCTTAAAAATTCAGAGGAAAATCCACTTCTTTTTAAGTATCAATAA
- a CDS encoding exodeoxyribonuclease III — MKIISYNVNGIRAAMTKGLVEWLSAANPDVFCVQETKALEEQVETSAFEALGYEHHWHSAEKKGYSGVAIFSKIKPNHVQIGTGIDYIDREGRVIRLDFDQVSVISLYLPSGTNIDRLDFKMQFCEDFKSYIRELKISHPNLVICGDYNICHEAIDIHDPIRNAKVSGFLPIEREWIDGFMKDCEMIDSFRYFVKEPHHYSWWTYRANARANNKGWRIDYNMVSRTLEDKMVRAAILPEAKHSDHCPILIELDL, encoded by the coding sequence ATGAAAATCATCAGTTATAACGTTAACGGAATTAGAGCTGCCATGACGAAAGGATTAGTCGAATGGCTTTCTGCAGCTAATCCAGATGTTTTTTGTGTTCAAGAAACAAAAGCATTAGAAGAGCAAGTAGAAACTTCTGCATTTGAAGCTTTGGGCTATGAACACCATTGGCATTCTGCAGAAAAAAAAGGCTACAGCGGAGTTGCAATCTTTTCAAAAATAAAACCAAATCATGTACAAATAGGTACTGGAATTGATTATATTGATCGTGAAGGTCGAGTTATCCGTTTGGATTTCGATCAAGTTTCTGTCATCAGTTTATACTTACCTAGCGGTACTAATATTGATCGATTGGATTTCAAAATGCAATTTTGTGAAGATTTTAAATCTTATATTCGCGAACTGAAGATAAGTCATCCCAATTTAGTCATTTGCGGAGATTACAATATCTGTCACGAAGCAATTGATATACATGATCCTATTCGAAATGCTAAAGTTTCAGGATTTTTACCAATCGAAAGAGAATGGATTGATGGTTTCATGAAAGATTGCGAAATGATTGATTCTTTTCGTTATTTCGTAAAAGAACCTCATCACTATTCATGGTGGACCTATCGCGCAAATGCAAGAGCAAATAACAAAGGATGGCGAATTGATTACAATATGGTGAGCCGTACTTTAGAAGATAAAATGGTACGTGCTGCGATATTACCTGAAGCTAAACATTCAGACCATTGCCCAATTTTAATTGAATTAGACCTTTAA
- a CDS encoding D-alanine--D-alanine ligase, translating into MLKVAVVAGGYSDESVISLKSCELIYASLNAEKYERTRVRILKEGWYAEIEGGKYPIQKEDFSFMKNGEKYTFDVVFNTIHGTPGEDGYLQAYFELIGLPYTGCPFYQSALTFNKKDCIAALSKYGIPHAKSVYIQKDGDYSVEEIIQTVGLPCFVKPNRSGSSLGISRVNKAEDFEAALDKAFAEDKEVLIESFLDGIEVSVGVLNYQGAIKVVGITEIVSENEFFDYEAKYEGKSQEITPARIPEEVTKRVEEVAKKAYSSLNMTGFSRSEYIIVDGEPHFIEMNTLPGFSPASIFPQQAAYSKIELSDLMDSEIELALNRKSPWQE; encoded by the coding sequence ATGTTAAAAGTAGCAGTAGTCGCAGGAGGTTATTCAGATGAGAGCGTTATCTCACTGAAAAGTTGCGAATTAATCTACGCAAGTTTAAATGCTGAAAAGTACGAAAGAACGCGTGTTCGTATTTTAAAAGAAGGTTGGTATGCTGAGATTGAGGGGGGAAAATATCCCATTCAGAAAGAAGATTTCAGCTTTATGAAAAATGGTGAAAAATATACTTTCGACGTTGTCTTTAATACCATTCATGGGACTCCAGGTGAAGATGGATATTTACAAGCCTATTTCGAATTGATTGGTTTACCTTATACAGGATGTCCATTTTATCAATCGGCCTTAACATTTAACAAAAAGGACTGTATTGCTGCCTTAAGTAAATATGGAATTCCTCATGCTAAATCCGTTTATATTCAAAAAGACGGTGATTATTCTGTAGAAGAGATTATTCAGACAGTTGGTCTTCCATGTTTTGTGAAACCAAATCGTTCGGGGTCTTCTTTAGGAATTTCAAGAGTAAATAAAGCAGAAGATTTTGAAGCTGCTTTAGACAAAGCTTTTGCAGAAGACAAAGAAGTGCTAATCGAATCGTTCTTAGATGGAATTGAGGTATCTGTAGGGGTATTGAATTACCAAGGAGCGATTAAAGTGGTTGGAATTACAGAAATTGTTTCTGAAAATGAATTCTTTGATTATGAAGCCAAATATGAAGGGAAATCTCAAGAAATAACACCTGCACGTATTCCAGAAGAAGTTACGAAAAGAGTAGAAGAGGTCGCTAAAAAAGCTTATTCTTCTTTAAATATGACTGGTTTCTCTCGTTCGGAATATATTATTGTTGATGGAGAACCGCATTTTATAGAAATGAATACATTACCAGGTTTCTCTCCAGCGAGTATCTTTCCCCAACAAGCCGCTTATTCTAAAATTGAATTATCCGATTTGATGGATAGTGAAATTGAATTGGCATTAAACAGAAAATCACCATGGCAAGAATAG
- a CDS encoding NUDIX hydrolase, whose amino-acid sequence MKKSFHYCPNCGTADITFDFRKFVCHSCEMVYYQNVATATAVILRRNDEILFTVRNKEPEFGKLDLPGGFTDTDETAEQTCQRELKEELGIEIPLENFTYLLSQPNNYEYKTIPYKTCDLIYEAVFPTDKDFVIEEEEIQDVKWMKLNEIDLNQIGFVSLRKAVEYYIKNH is encoded by the coding sequence ATGAAAAAATCGTTTCATTATTGTCCAAATTGTGGTACAGCAGATATCACATTTGATTTTAGAAAATTTGTATGTCATTCTTGTGAAATGGTATATTATCAAAATGTAGCCACCGCAACAGCTGTAATTTTGAGACGTAATGATGAGATTTTGTTTACTGTTCGAAATAAAGAACCTGAGTTCGGTAAACTTGATTTGCCCGGAGGTTTTACGGATACTGATGAAACCGCAGAGCAAACCTGTCAGAGAGAGTTAAAAGAGGAATTAGGAATTGAAATTCCATTAGAAAACTTTACATATTTGCTTTCTCAGCCTAATAATTATGAATATAAAACCATTCCGTATAAAACTTGTGATTTGATTTATGAAGCTGTTTTTCCAACAGATAAAGATTTTGTGATAGAGGAGGAGGAAATTCAAGATGTAAAATGGATGAAATTAAATGAGATAGATTTAAATCAGATTGGTTTTGTATCTTTAAGGAAAGCTGTAGAATATTATATCAAAAATCATTAG
- the proS gene encoding proline--tRNA ligase, whose amino-acid sequence MAKLTTRAEDYSKWYNELVVKANLAENSGVRGCMVIKPYGYAIWEKLQAELDKRFKETGHQNAYFPLFVPKSLFEAEEKNAEGFAKECAVVTHYRLKNDPDNAGKLMVDPEAKLEEELIVRPTSEAIIWNTYKNWIQSYRDLPILINQWANVVRWEMRTRLFLRTAEFLWQEGHTAHATRIEAEEEAVKMQEVYRDVVENFMAIPVVKGYKTPSERFAGADETYTIEALMQDGKALQAGTSHFLGQNFAKAFDVKFATNEGKQEYVWATSWGVSTRLMGALIMTHSDDLGLVLPPKLAPIQVAIVPIYKTAEQLDEIRQVVDKIQSELKAKGITVKFDDDDKTKPGWKFAEYELKGVPVRMAIGPKDLEKGHVEVARRDTLEKQFIALDEVVEKTEVLLEDIQANLFQKAFDYRTEHTTEVSNFEEFKDVLENKGGFISALWDGTAETEEAVKDATKATIRCIPQHFEIPTEGVDMYSGKPAKYRVLYAKAY is encoded by the coding sequence ATGGCAAAATTAACAACTCGTGCTGAAGATTATTCTAAATGGTATAACGAACTTGTAGTCAAAGCGAACCTGGCTGAAAATTCAGGTGTTAGAGGCTGCATGGTTATCAAACCGTACGGGTATGCTATCTGGGAAAAATTACAGGCAGAATTAGACAAAAGATTTAAAGAAACTGGTCATCAAAACGCTTATTTCCCCTTATTTGTTCCTAAAAGTTTATTCGAAGCAGAGGAAAAAAATGCTGAAGGATTTGCGAAAGAATGTGCCGTTGTTACACATTACCGATTAAAAAATGACCCAGACAATGCTGGGAAGTTAATGGTTGATCCAGAAGCTAAATTAGAAGAAGAATTGATTGTACGTCCAACTTCGGAAGCCATTATATGGAATACATACAAAAATTGGATTCAATCGTATCGTGATTTACCAATCTTAATTAATCAATGGGCTAATGTTGTTCGTTGGGAAATGAGAACTCGTTTATTCTTACGTACAGCAGAATTCTTATGGCAAGAAGGTCATACAGCTCACGCGACACGTATTGAAGCGGAAGAAGAAGCTGTAAAGATGCAAGAAGTTTATCGTGATGTGGTAGAAAACTTTATGGCGATTCCAGTCGTTAAAGGGTATAAGACGCCATCTGAGCGATTTGCAGGTGCTGATGAAACGTACACGATTGAAGCGTTAATGCAAGATGGAAAAGCATTACAAGCAGGTACTTCTCACTTCTTAGGTCAAAACTTTGCGAAAGCATTTGATGTGAAATTTGCAACAAACGAAGGGAAGCAAGAGTATGTTTGGGCAACATCTTGGGGAGTATCTACGCGATTAATGGGTGCATTAATTATGACGCATTCAGATGATTTAGGATTAGTATTACCTCCTAAATTAGCTCCAATTCAAGTGGCAATTGTTCCAATTTATAAAACAGCTGAACAATTAGATGAAATTCGTCAAGTTGTGGATAAAATTCAATCGGAATTAAAAGCAAAAGGAATAACTGTGAAGTTTGACGATGACGATAAAACAAAACCAGGTTGGAAATTTGCTGAATACGAATTAAAAGGTGTACCTGTTCGTATGGCTATTGGACCTAAAGATTTAGAAAAAGGTCATGTTGAAGTCGCTCGTCGTGATACTTTAGAAAAACAATTTATTGCTTTAGATGAGGTGGTTGAAAAAACAGAAGTGTTATTAGAAGATATTCAAGCAAATTTATTCCAAAAAGCTTTTGATTACCGTACAGAGCATACGACTGAAGTTTCAAATTTTGAAGAATTTAAAGATGTTTTAGAAAATAAAGGAGGATTTATTTCTGCTTTATGGGATGGAACGGCAGAAACAGAAGAAGCAGTGAAAGATGCGACAAAAGCAACGATTCGTTGTATTCCTCAACATTTTGAAATTCCTACGGAAGGCGTTGATATGTATTCAGGAAAACCAGCGAAGTATCGTGTTTTATACGCGAAAGCTTATTAA
- a CDS encoding DUF4136 domain-containing protein, whose amino-acid sequence MKNIIFILLICMSFIGCNSQKVSVDYDRQVNFSDVRTFQIDPSATTGLNDLDQSRVFTALERNLKFRGVLKSDQPDVIIKIQPREYVSTNTASTVGIGVGTGIMRRVGGGISVGVPVRSKSLNQQYVVSMLQNNSLIWEGILDLKMPMNASADVKQQSIDKGMEKLLKNYPPKQ is encoded by the coding sequence ATGAAAAATATAATCTTTATTCTTCTGATTTGTATGAGTTTTATCGGATGTAATTCTCAAAAAGTCAGTGTTGATTATGATCGACAAGTGAATTTCAGTGATGTTCGAACTTTTCAAATCGATCCTTCTGCAACGACTGGATTAAATGATTTAGACCAATCCCGTGTTTTTACGGCGTTGGAAAGAAATTTGAAATTCCGAGGCGTATTAAAGTCAGATCAGCCTGATGTTATCATAAAAATTCAGCCAAGGGAATATGTGAGTACCAATACAGCATCTACGGTTGGCATTGGAGTGGGGACAGGAATTATGCGAAGAGTAGGTGGAGGTATCTCAGTTGGCGTTCCAGTACGATCAAAAAGTTTAAATCAGCAATATGTTGTATCGATGTTACAAAACAATTCGCTGATTTGGGAAGGTATTCTTGATCTAAAAATGCCAATGAATGCTTCAGCTGATGTGAAGCAACAAAGCATTGATAAAGGGATGGAGAAATTATTAAAAAATTACCCTCCTAAACAATAA
- the coaD gene encoding pantetheine-phosphate adenylyltransferase, whose protein sequence is MARIAVFPGSFDPITIGHIDIIERAVPLFDKIIVAIGTNSSKNYMFSLEQRKEFIAQSVAKYENVEVDVYEGLTVDYCREKDARFILRGLRNPADFEFEKAIAHTNRAITNHDIETIFLLTSSGKAYISSSIVRDVMRNGGNYTILVPDVVRYEP, encoded by the coding sequence ATGGCAAGAATAGCAGTATTTCCAGGGTCTTTTGATCCCATTACCATTGGACATATCGATATTATTGAGCGAGCAGTTCCGCTATTCGATAAAATTATCGTTGCCATTGGAACCAATTCTTCAAAGAACTATATGTTCTCACTGGAGCAACGCAAGGAATTTATTGCACAATCGGTGGCCAAATATGAAAACGTTGAGGTTGATGTCTATGAAGGATTAACAGTTGACTATTGTCGTGAAAAAGATGCACGCTTTATTTTAAGAGGTTTAAGAAATCCTGCTGACTTCGAATTTGAGAAAGCAATTGCACATACCAATCGTGCGATTACCAATCATGATATTGAAACGATATTTTTGTTAACATCTTCAGGAAAAGCATATATTTCCTCAAGTATTGTACGTGATGTAATGCGCAATGGAGGAAACTATACGATTTTAGTTCCTGATGTTGTTCGATACGAACCTTAA